In Drosophila teissieri strain GT53w chromosome 2R, Prin_Dtei_1.1, whole genome shotgun sequence, the following proteins share a genomic window:
- the LOC122614322 gene encoding general odorant-binding protein 56h, with amino-acid sequence MKFTLFCVALAALMSMGQCNPDFRQIMQQCMETNQVTEADLKEFMASGMQSNAKENLKCYTKCLMEKQGHLTNGQFNAQAMLDTLKNVPQIKDKMDEIASGVNACKDIKGSNDCDTAFKVTMCLKEHKAIPGHH; translated from the exons ATGAAGTTCACCCTTTTCTGTGTTGCTCTGGCTGCTCTTATGTCCATGGGACAG TGTAATCCGGACTTTCGCCAAATAATGCAGCAGTGCATGGAGACGAACCAAGTGACGGAGGCCGATCTCAAGGAGTTCATGGCCAGCGGGATGCAGAGCAATGCCAAGGAGAACCTCAAGTGCTACACCAAGTGCCTGATGGAGAAGCAGGGCCACCTCACCAATGGCCAGTTCAATGCCCAGGCGATGCTCGACACCCTCAAGAATGTGCCCCAGATCAAGGACAAAATGGACGAGATTGCCTCGGGCGTGAATGCCTGCAAGGACATCAAGGGCAGCAACGATTGCGACACCGCCTTCAAGGTGACCATGTGCCTCAAGGAGCACAAGGCCATTCCCGGACATCACTAA
- the LOC122612892 gene encoding toll-like receptor 7 produces MAAILLLLLGCSWCLAVESALAPKESESSASAMLGAGTGAAATVSLSGDYSSLLSNVPAASPVPANPSQHSGPANQCSWSYNGTSAVHCALRLIERQPGLDLQGADGSSQLTIQCSELYLFESSLPVAVFARLQTLEALRLDSCKLLQLPNNAFEGLATLKSLRLSTHNSEWGPTRTLELFPDSLGGLKQLTDLDLGDNNLRQLPSGFLCPVGNLQVLNLTRNRIRTAEQLGFADMNCGAGSGSAGSELQILDASHNELRSIGESWGISRLRRLQHLNLAYNNLSELSGEALAGLASLRIVNLSNNHLETLPEGLFAGSKELREIHLQQNELYELPKGLFHRLEQLLVVDLSGNQLTSNHVDNTTFAGLIRLIVLNLAHNALTRIDYRTFKELYFLQILNLRNNSIGHIEDNAFLPLYNLHTLNLAENRLHTLDDKLFNGLYVLSKLTLNNNLISVVEPAVFKNCSDLKELDLSSNQLNEVPRALQDLAMLRTLDLGENQIRTFDNQSFKNLHQLTGLRLIDNQIGNITVGMFQDLPRLSVLNLAKNRIQSIERGSFDKNYELEAIRLDRNFLADINGVFATLVSLLWLNLSENHLVWFDYAFIPSNLKWLDIHGNYIEALGNYYKLQEEIRVKTLDASHNRITEIGPMSIPNTIELLFINNNLIGNVQPNAFVDKANLARVDLYANQLSKLQLQQLRVAPVVAPKPLPEFYLGGNPFECDCTMDWLQRINNLTTRQHPRVMDMANIECVMPHARGAAVRPLSGLRPQDFLCRYESHCFALCHCCDFDACDCEMTCPSNCTCYHDQIWSTNVVDCGGQQTTELPRRVPMDSSVVYLDGNNFPVLKNHAFIGRKNLRALYVNGSQVAAIQNRTFASLASLQLLHLADNKLRTLHGYEFEQLSALRELYLQNNQLTTIENATLAPLAALELIRIDGNRLVTLPIWQMHATHFGTRLKSISLGRNQWSCRCQFLQALTSYVADNALIVQDAQDIYCMAASSGTGSAALEDSSSSSGSLEKRELDFNATGAACTDYYSGGSMLQHGIPESYIPLLAAALALLFLLVVIAMVFAFRESLRIWLFAHYGVRVFGPRCEESEKLYDAVLLHSAKDSEFVCQHLAAQLETGRPPLRVCLQHRDLAHDATHYQLLEATRVSRRVVILLTRNFLQTEWARCELRRSVHDALRGRPQKLVIIEEPEVAFEAESDIELLPYLKTSAVHRIRRSDRHFWEKLRYALPVDYPTFRGNNYTLELDHHNHERVKQPASPGLLYRQAPPPAYCGPADGVGIGAGPQAVPVNASVPAEQNYSTATTATPSPRPQRRGEQSGSGSGGNHHLHAQYYQHHGMRPPSEHIYSSIDSDYSTLDNEQHMLMMPGAPGALAMEAAQRAQTWRPKREQLHLQQAQAGTLGSKASQSAHQQPQQHQQQQHQQQQQQQQQQQQQNPTAVSGQQQGPHVQAYLV; encoded by the coding sequence ATGGCGGCaatcctgctgctcctgctcggTTGCTCCTGGTGCCTAGCGGTCGAGTCCGCCCTGGCGCCCAAGGAGAGCGAATCGAGTGCCAGCGCGATGTTGGGCGCCGGAACAGGAGCCGCTGCCACGGTATCGCTATCCGGCGACTACTCCTCGCTGCTGTCCAATGTGCCGGCCGCCTCGCCGGTGCCGGCCAATCCGTCGCAGCACAGCGGTCCGGCCAACCAGTGCTCCTGGTCGTACAACGGCACCAGTGCGGTGCACTGCGCCCTGCGTCTCATCGAGCGGCAGCCTGGTCTGGATCTGCAGGGCGCCGATGGCAGCAGCCAGTTGACTATACAGTGCAGCGAGCTCTACCTCTTTGAATCGTCACTGCCGGTGGCAGTGTTCGCCAGATTGCAGACCCTGGAGGCGCTGCGTCTGGACTCGTGcaagctgctgcagttgcccAACAATGCCTTCGAGGGATTGGCCACGCTGAAATCCCTGCGCCTGAGCACCCACAACAGTGAGTGGGGTCCAACGAGGACCCTGGAGCTCTTCCCCGACTCCCTCGGTGGTTTGAAACAACTCACCGATCTGGATCTGGGCGACAACAATCTGCGTCAGCTGCCCTCCGGCTTCCTCTGTCCGGTGGGCAATCTCCAGGTGCTGAATCTCACCCGCAATCGCATTCGCACTGCCGAGCAGCTGGGATTCGCAGACATGAACTGCGGCGCGGGCTCTGGCAGTGCTGGCAGTGAACTGCAGATCCTGGACGCCAGTCACAACGAGTTGAGATCCATCGGCGAAAGCTGGGGAATTTCCCGACTACGCAGATTGCAGCACCTGAATCTGGCCTACAATAATCTATCGGAACTTTCTGGGGAGGCGCTAGCTGGTTTAGCTTCTCTGAGGATAGTCAATCTGAGTAATAACCACCTGGAGACACTGCCGGAGGGACTTTTTGCTGGTTCCAAGGAACTTCGGGAGATCCATCTGCAGCAGAACGAGCTCTACGAGCTGCCCAAGGGACTGTTCCATCGCCTGGAGCAACTTTTGGTTGTGGATTTATCCGGTAACCAGCTGACCTCCAATCACGTGGATAACACCACCTTTGCCGGCCTTATTCGACTCATTGTGCTGAATCTGGCCCATAATGCGCTGACTCGCATTGATTACCGCACTTTCAAGGAGCTGTACTTCCTGCAGATCCTGAATTTGCGAAACAACTCCATTGGCCACATCGAGGATAATGCCTTCCTGCCGTTGTACAACCTGCACACCCTCAACCTCGCCGAGAATCGCCTGCACACCCTGGATGATAAGCTATTTAATGGGCTGTACGTACTGTCCAAGTTGACGCTCAACAATAATCTCATCAGCGTGGTCGAGCCTGCTGTGTTCAAAAACTGCTCGGATTTGAAGGAGCTGGACCTGAGTTCCAACCAACTGAATGAGGTACCTCGTGCCCTGCAGGATTTGGCCATGTTGCGCACTCTCGACCTGGGCGAGAATCAGATCCGTACGTTCGACAACCAGAGCTTTAAGAATCTGCACCAGCTGACGGGCTTGCGGCTGATAGACAACCAGATTGGCAATATCACCGTGGGCATGTTCCAGGATCTGCCCAGGCTGAGTGTTCTGAACCTGGCCAAGAACCGCATCCAGAGCATCGAGCGGGGATCCTTCGACAAGAACTACGAGTTGGAGGCCATTCGCCTGGACAGGAACTTCCTTGCGGACATAAATGGTGTGTTCGCCACACTGGTTTCACTGCTGTGGCTAAATCTTTCCGAGAACCATTTGGTGTGGTTCGATTACGCATTCATCCCGTCGAACCTGAAATGGCTGGATATCCATGGAAACTATATCGAGGCGCTCGGTAATTACTACAAGCTTCAGGAGGAGATTCGAGTAAAAACGCTGGATGCCTCGCACAATCGCATCACGGAAATTGGACCCATGTCGATTCCAAACACAATAGAGCTGCTGTTCATCAACAACAATCTCATTGGAAATGTGCAGCCCAATGCCTTTGTGGATAAGGCAAATCTGGCCCGAGTGGATCTGTATGCCAATCAGCTGAGTaaactgcagttgcaacagTTGCGAGTGGCTCCAGTGGTGGCACCCAAGCCATTGCCCGAGTTTTACCTGGGCGGTAATCCGTTCGAGTGCGACTGCACCATGGACTGGCTGCAGAGGATTAACAACCTGACCACCCGTCAGCATCCGAGGGTGATGGATATGGCCAACATTGAGTGCGTGATGCCCCACGCCCGCGGTGCTGCAGTGCGTCCTTTGAGTGGCCTGCGTCCGCAGGACTTCCTCTGCCGCTACGAGTCGCATTGTTTCGCCCTATGTCACTGCTGTGACTTTGATGCCTGCGACTGCGAGATGACGTGTCCGAGTAATTGCACCTGCTACCACGACCAAATCTGGTCCACCAATGTGGTCGACTGTGGCGGCCAACAGACCACGGAGCTGCCACGGCGCGTTCCCATGGACTCCAGTGTGGTGTACCTCGATGGCAACAACTTCCCTGTGCTGAAGAATCACGCATTCATCGGGCGCAAGAACCTGCGAGCCCTCTACGTGAATGGCAGCCAGGTGGCGGCCATACAAAATCGCACCTTTGCCAGCCTGGCctcgctgcagttgctccatCTGGCCGATAATAAGCTGCGCACCCTGCATGGCTACGAGTTCGAGCAGCTTTCCGCATTGAGGGAGCTGTATCTGCAGAATAACCAACTGACGACCATTGAAAACGCCACTCTGGCACCGTTGGCCGCCTTGGAGCTAATCCGCATTGATGGCAACCGTCTGGTTACTCTTCCCATTTGGCAGATGCACGCCACCCACTTTGGCACCAGATTAAAATCCATCAGCTTGGGCAGGAACCAATGGAGCTGCAGATGTCAGTTCTTGCAGGCCCTCACCTCGTATGTGGCGGATAATGCCCTGATTGTCCAGGATGCCCAGGACATCTACTGCATGGCCGCCAGTTCAGGAACTGGCAGTGCTGCCCTGGAAGATAGCAGCTCGAGCTCGGGATCCCTTGAGAAGAGAGAGCTGGACTTTAATGCCACAGGTGCTGCCTGCACTGATTACTACTCCGGTGGCTCAATGCTGCAGCATGGCATCCCAGAGTCGTATATTCCCCTGCTGGCCGCTGCACTGGCTCTTCTCTTCCTGCTCGTGGTCATCGCCATGGTCTTTGCCTTCCGCGAGTCCTTGAGGATCTGGCTGTTTGCCCATTACGGCGTTCGCGTGTTCGGACCACGTTGCGAGGAGTCGGAGAAGCTCTACGATGCCGTGCTCCTGCACTCCGCCAAGGACTCGGAGTTCGTGTGCCAGCACTTGGCCGCCCAGCTGGAAACCGGACGACCACCACTGAGGGTCTGTCTACAGCACCGCGACCTGGCCCATGATGCCACCCACTATCAGCTCCTGGAGGCGACAAGGGTCTCCCGCCGCGTGGTCATCCTGCTCACCCGCAACTTCCTGCAAACGGAGTGGGCCCGCTGTGAGCTACGACGCTCCGTGCATGATGCCCTGCGTGGAAGGCCCCAGAAGCTGGTGATCATCGAGGAGCCCGAGGTCGCCTTCGAGGCGGAGAGCGATATTGAGCTGCTGCCCTACCTGAAAACATCAGCTGTGCATCGCATCCGCCGCTCGGATCGCCACTTCTGGGAGAAGCTGCGCTACGCCCTGCCCGTGGACTATCCCACATTCCGGGGCAACAACTACACGCTGGAGCTGGACCACCACAACCACGAGCGGGTGAAACAGCCGGCCAGTCCCGGTCTGCTCTATCGCCAGGCTCCGCCACCCGCCTACTGTGGCCCAGCGGATGGAGTTGGTATTGGAGCTGGGCCACAAGCCGTACCCGTGAATGCCTCTGTGCCCGCGGAGCAGAACTACTCCACGGCCACCACGGCCACACCCAGTCCCAGGCCGCAGCGAAGAGGAGAGCAGTCGGGATCTGGATCGGGTGGCAACCATCACCTGCACGCCCAGTACTACCAGCATCACGGGATGCGTCCGCCATCCGAGCACATATACTCCAGCATCGACTCGGACTACTCGACCCTGGACAACGAGCAGCACATGCTGATGATGCCGGGCGCACCGGGTGCACTTGCCATGGAAGCAGCCCAGCGGGCACAGACCTGGCGACCCAAGCGggagcagctgcatctgcagcagGCCCAGGCCGGCACACTGGGCTCCAAGGCGAGTCAGTCCGCCcatcagcagccgcagcagcatcagcagcagcagcaccaacagcagcagcagcaacagcagcagcagcagcaacaaaatccGACAGCCGTGTCCGGACAACAGCAGGGACCCCATGTCCAGGCGTATCTGGTGTAA